From the genome of Pelosinus fermentans DSM 17108:
ACGAAAATTCTCTAACTGCTGTTCCTCTTTTGATTTATATTCAATTCGGCTTAGTTTAGTTACCCCATCTACCAACATAGCAACTTCTTTACCGAATAACTTTTCAAGTTCTTCCAAGGAAAAAGCTGTATCTTCCACAACATCATGCAATAAGGATGCGCTAATAGTCAGTGCATCAATTTGTAATTCAGATAGTATCTTAGCTACTCCTAGCGGGTGGCAAATATATTCTTCACCCGAAGCTCGTGTTTGCCCTTTATGAGCATCAACAGCAAGCTCATAAGCTTGTTGAACAATTGCGATAGGAGCATCAATCTGGTAGGATTGTATTTTTTTTATAATCTCTTTAATTGTATTCTGCCCGTCACAATCCATATGCACACCTCAATACACTATATTCTTTCTAATATTTCAACAATGACGTAATATTATAATTTGTTAGATTTTTGCGTCCCTCAAGATAAGACAATTCAATTAGAAAAACAAGACCGACAACGACTCCTCCTAAAGCTTCAACCATAGCAATCGTAGCTTGTACCGTACCTCCAGTAGCCAGCAGATCATCAACAATTAATACTTTTTGCCCTGGAATAATCGCATCTTTATGTATTTCCAAAGAGTCTTTACCATACTCTAAATTATATTCATGCTTTAGTGTTTCAGCAGGCAGTTTACCTGGTTTACGCACTGGTACAAAACCAGCTTCTAAGGCATAGGCAACAGGAGCGCCAATAACAAATCCTCGCGCTTCAGGTCCCACCACCAACTCAATACCTTGCCCTTTAAATGGCTTAGTTAAAGCATCTATCGCTTGGTGAAAACGCTTTCCATCTTTCAGCAATGTTGTAATATCTTTAAACCGAATACCCGCTTCTGGAAAATCAGCTACCACCCTAATATTTTCTTTAAAATCCATGAAATGAACCTCCTATATATTCTATACAATAATCAACTTGTATTATTAACATTTAACCGTGAATCACTATATCCTTAGTAATCTGCCTTAAACATATTACCCTTCATTTCTTGCAGCAGATCAGTACTTGATACATTCATTATTTTTTCTGCAAATTTTGCAAACTCATCTTTTAGTAATATGCCTTCTCGAAACGTTTTAGATTGCTCAATATCTAACTTTTCTTCTGGAGCAGGCAAGACCACTATTTTTCTCTTGTTCCCTGATAATTCATGAGTTACTAATTTTAAGTCTTCAAGTACATTAATAGCAATCCCAACAGATGATTCACAAATAACAGTTTGATACTTGCTTCGTACTAACTCGACAACTTGAAGATCTGTTACAAAAGTCTCTGCATGCTTCTTAAGTACCAAATAGATTTGACCGATTACGATACGTTCTAGTCTGAGTTCTTGCAATAAAGAAAGGTTGTCCTTCAAATCTTTTTGATTAAATAACAAATGAATATCATTTGCCTTATTACACCCTGTCAAATTACATTGCTGAATTAAACTTTGCATATTAAGAGGTACATTATAAACCACGATATGTTGAATATCATCTATTGCAATATATTTTTTTCCTAAAAGAGTCGTACATAATACTGTAAATTGATCTTCTTTAAACCACTCTTCAACTTTTTTTCTCCAGGTTTCATCCAATCTTGAATGATAAAAACCGATTCGTTCTTTATATTTCGACAAAGACTTTCGTATTCCTTGTGCCAGTTCGAATGCTGCCTGAGGAGTATTGACGAAAATCAAGATTTTCTCTTGCGTTTTTACTAAATTTAATATATATGTGATTTTATCATCAATATTTCGAGAATCTTTCAATACCCAATGGAGCTGCTCGCCTAAATCATTGCCAAGGCGAACCATACTTTCATCAGCGCAACAATCCTCCAAACTGAATTGCTGATCCTTTTTTCCATATGATGAATATAATCTTTCAACTTCTGTTATTTCCTTTTTTCGAATATCATAAGCACGCAATTGAATTTTTTGTTGTCCTTGCCACTCATTGATTTCAGGGAAAAATGCCATTTCTATTTTTTCTTTGATCTGTATTTTTTCCGCCAGTTCACCCATCTGCCAAGCAACAACATCATTTGTAATATTCTTTTGCTTAACTTTAAGTTTTAAATGACGAGCTTCTTGTCCAAGAGTTCGTACCTGTTCTACTTCTATATCCTCACACGCAAAGACTGGGCTGCGATTTCCCATGCCGTATGGTTCAAGGCAACCTAATTGTTCTAAAAATCCTTTATTTATTTCATTTAAGGAAAGTAATGAGTCAATTGTAAGTACAGGTATATAATCAGCTGGTGTTAGCCTAATATCTGCAATATGATTTAACCGAGCTTTTAATTCCTCAATCTTTTCAGGCAAAACACTAAAACCAGCAGCCTGACGATGACCACCAAATTGAAGCAATATATCAGAACATTGGTTCAAGGCATCATATATATCAAAGGCAGAGATACTGCGGCAGGAAGCTTTACCAATCCCGTCCCGTATACTAATCATAAAGACAGGACGATAATATTTTTCAACTAACCGTGATGCTACAATGCCGATAACCCCAGGGTGCCAGTCTTCACCAACAACAACTAATACACTAGCCATATTCAAATCCAGCGCACTTACAACACCTTCTGCAGCTGCTTGAATATCCTTCTCTACTGTTTGGCGCTGAATATTCTCACATTCCAAATAAGTTGCCAATTCTTTTGCTCTTTCTGTATTCTCAGTGATTAACAATTCAACACCATAGTCAGCTCTGCTAATACGACCAGCAGCGTTAAGGCGTGGAGCAATTGCAAAGCCAATTTTACCTGCATCAATCTTATCGGGATCCACTCTGCAGACTTCAATTAATTCTTTTAAGCCTATATTCTCAGTATGGACTATTTCACCTAAGCCTAGCTTTACTAAAATTCGATTTTCACTAGTTAAAGAAACAATATCTGCTACTGTACCAATTGCAACAATATCAAGATATTTTAAAAATTTATCATCATGTCCATAATAGTAACGCGATAACGCTTGAGATAATTTGAATGCTACGCCAACTCCAGCTAAGTTCTTTTCAGGATAAAGACAATCTTTTTGCTTGGGATTAATAATAGCATAAGCTAAGGGCAAAACTTCAGGGGGCTGATGGTGATCTGTGATAATAATATCCAATTGATGTGCAATTGCATTTACTTCTTCAACAGCATTTATACCACAATCAACTGTAATCAAAAGGTCTGTACCTGAATGAATTAAATTTGCTAGAGCAGTACTATTTAGGCCATAGCCTTCACTTTGTCTTTCAGGTATATAATACTCAATAGCTCCGCCTAATTCCTTAATTACTTTATATAATAGTGCAGTTGATGTTATGCCATCAACATCATAATCCCCATATACAATTATCTTTTGTCTATGTGTAATTGCCTCTGCAATACGGGCAACAGCTTTCTCCATGTCTTTTAACAAATAAGGATCAGCTAACTTTTCGATTCCGCCAGATAAGAAATCATTAGCAGTATCCGTATCTACTATGCCACGATTAATTAAAACTTGAGCAATTATATCTGATATTCCCAATGTATTGCTTAATTCCTGTCTTAGGTTCTTATTTTTTGGCATGACCTGCCATAACGGTTTTATTTTTGGCATACAGCCTCCATTTTATCTAGAACATACGATCCAATATGAGGATAGTATGTCAAATAATCCAAGAAATTTAATTTTAAAAATGATCTTATGTATTAAATTTCCTTCGACTTTATAATATTCTTGATATAAGTATGATAATCCTTTTAAAATTTACAAAAAAAAAGTGTAAAAAAGGTTTTTACACTTTTCTAATATATCTATTTGTTAAAAAATTTTCAACTACAGGTATTTATACTTTATATCCTTATATATACAGTAGGTATTTGCATATAATCGCAATCATGATTATCCCGCATATAAAACGTAATACTGCCACTATCATTAACCTTACTAATATTTTGCTGATACTTTCGAAGTAGGGTACTAAAGCTTTACCCACTACTAATTCCCATATTGTAAGACCTATTAAGGAACCCAATAAAGCATCCGCAACAATAATTCCCGATAAATTACATACAGTAGTATTCACACTATATGTTTTTGAAATAGTATATCCCTTTGTCAGATAACTCCTGAGCCCCCTCATCCCAATTTCTGCAATGATTACTAAAGACACTAATACAATTATGATCCATGAAGATAACGTGTTAAATCCAACTATTGACGCATAAATGCAAGCAGCAGCTAAAATAATGATTGTCCCATAAAAATTAGGAGCTAATGTACATAACTGTCCTATAAACATGATTAATAATATACTACTTTTTACTATCAATATGAATCCCTTTCTCACCTAACCA
Proteins encoded in this window:
- a CDS encoding adenine phosphoribosyltransferase, giving the protein MDFKENIRVVADFPEAGIRFKDITTLLKDGKRFHQAIDALTKPFKGQGIELVVGPEARGFVIGAPVAYALEAGFVPVRKPGKLPAETLKHEYNLEYGKDSLEIHKDAIIPGQKVLIVDDLLATGGTVQATIAMVEALGGVVVGLVFLIELSYLEGRKNLTNYNITSLLKY
- the recJ gene encoding single-stranded-DNA-specific exonuclease RecJ; protein product: MPKIKPLWQVMPKNKNLRQELSNTLGISDIIAQVLINRGIVDTDTANDFLSGGIEKLADPYLLKDMEKAVARIAEAITHRQKIIVYGDYDVDGITSTALLYKVIKELGGAIEYYIPERQSEGYGLNSTALANLIHSGTDLLITVDCGINAVEEVNAIAHQLDIIITDHHQPPEVLPLAYAIINPKQKDCLYPEKNLAGVGVAFKLSQALSRYYYGHDDKFLKYLDIVAIGTVADIVSLTSENRILVKLGLGEIVHTENIGLKELIEVCRVDPDKIDAGKIGFAIAPRLNAAGRISRADYGVELLITENTERAKELATYLECENIQRQTVEKDIQAAAEGVVSALDLNMASVLVVVGEDWHPGVIGIVASRLVEKYYRPVFMISIRDGIGKASCRSISAFDIYDALNQCSDILLQFGGHRQAAGFSVLPEKIEELKARLNHIADIRLTPADYIPVLTIDSLLSLNEINKGFLEQLGCLEPYGMGNRSPVFACEDIEVEQVRTLGQEARHLKLKVKQKNITNDVVAWQMGELAEKIQIKEKIEMAFFPEINEWQGQQKIQLRAYDIRKKEITEVERLYSSYGKKDQQFSLEDCCADESMVRLGNDLGEQLHWVLKDSRNIDDKITYILNLVKTQEKILIFVNTPQAAFELAQGIRKSLSKYKERIGFYHSRLDETWRKKVEEWFKEDQFTVLCTTLLGKKYIAIDDIQHIVVYNVPLNMQSLIQQCNLTGCNKANDIHLLFNQKDLKDNLSLLQELRLERIVIGQIYLVLKKHAETFVTDLQVVELVRSKYQTVICESSVGIAINVLEDLKLVTHELSGNKRKIVVLPAPEEKLDIEQSKTFREGILLKDEFAKFAEKIMNVSSTDLLQEMKGNMFKADY
- a CDS encoding DUF456 family protein; protein product: MFIGQLCTLAPNFYGTIIILAAACIYASIVGFNTLSSWIIIVLVSLVIIAEIGMRGLRSYLTKGYTISKTYSVNTTVCNLSGIIVADALLGSLIGLTIWELVVGKALVPYFESISKILVRLMIVAVLRFICGIIMIAIICKYLLYI